From the Candidatus Binataceae bacterium genome, the window CGCAGCCCGCGACGGTGGCTTTGCAGCCGAGCGGCCGCGCCGTGCACGCTGACGTCCGCCGAGGGCAAGCGCGGCTTCAGGTCTTGAGCCCGAGCTTTACCGAGGTCGTACAGTTGACCTGCCATCCGCTGTTCGTGCCGAAGCACCAGAAGACGGCGTTGTCGGCGGTGATGCGGTAGGTCGGGAGCGATTCCTTATTGTTGTAGCAGAGCGTGCGGTAGCAGCCTTCTTTGCCGCAGCAGTCGCGGTAGCCGATGATGTATTCCTTGTGGTCGGCGGGATCCATGCAGGTCCCGACCCACGAGGTAGGCGACATGATCGTACCCGGCGGGCATTCGCTGTTGCTGCCGCCGCATTGCCCGCACGGGATCCCGTCCAGCGCGCAGTGGCGCCAGTAGTTGCAGCTGTCGGGGTCGCTGGCCGGCAGATTGTCGCCGAAGCTGAACGCTTGCGCGCTGCGAATCACGCGTTCGACCGGCAGCAACGGAATCACCATCCCGCCCACCAAGACCCGGCCGAGGCTGGCGAGGAAGCCGCGGCGCGAGGTGCGTTGCGCCACCCTGCGTGACCAGCGTTCAACCAGCGCGTCCATCTCGATTCTTCCTCTCACGCCGATTGTGTCGGCGAGTTTCATTGCAGTCACGCCGCTACGGCACCCACATCGTCCAGGGCAGCGGCGCGGGCAAATCGGTAGTGCCGCGATAGCGGCCGCTGAGCGCCGAATAGACCTGGAGCCTGCCGGTATGGGTGGTGACCGTGAACAGCAGCGGGTTGCCATCCTGGGTGGTTATCATTGAATCGGCGGGCTCGGCCAGGGCGATCCGATCGACGCGTCGCTTCTGGTGGACGTCGAAGACCCAGGCCTCGGTTCCGACCTGGCGATGCGACCACTCGCCGCCCTGATGCATCAGGACATAGAGCAGTCCGCGCTTCTGATAAGCCCAGTACACCTGCCATCCGCCCGGCAGCCAGTGCTGCGCCTTGTCAGCGGCGTCGAGCAACGACCAGGTCGGCTGAAACTGCGCCTGCGGCCCGGAGAGATCCACCGGATGCACCACGCCGTGGTAGCTGACGAAGTAGCCGACCTTGCCGACCATCGCCGGGTAGCCGAACACCGGGTCCTTTTCCGGATCGAAGAAGGGCCCCGCGCGCTTGGTGCTGGCGGCCTTGCCGGCCTCGTCCATCGTCACGGTCAGCATCGAGCCGTCGCCGCAGATCGACGAGAACTGACGCGGCGCGGTGACGAATATCTCGGTGCAGGAGGGGGTCGCGATGGTGCCGAGGAACTTGTTGCTCCTGAGGTCAACCACGGTGACCGAGGTCGCCGGCGTCATGTTGGTGACCAGCAGAAAGCGGCCGTCAGGCGTGACGTCGGCCTGGGTATGGTCGGGGATAGAGAGCTGGCGCGGCGGGATCGCGATCTCGCCGGTGACATTGAGCGTGCGCGCGTCATAGATGGTGACGACATCGGTGCGCGTGCCGCGGGTGCCGCGCGACCAGTAGGTGTCGGCCATGAAAACGCGCTTGCGGTCGGGCGCCAGCGCGAAGTCGCTCTCCAGCCCGCCCGAGATCATCCCCAGCGTCCGCAGCGAGTCGCCGTCGATGAGGCTTACGCTGTTGATCGTGACGTTGCTGATCGGGTCTTCGACGAACACCCAATGCGGGCTCATCGCGGGCAGCGTGGCGACCTTGACCCCGGTGGGCGGCGGCAGATTGAGCTGCGAGGCCGCCTCCTTGCCGCTGACCTGGGCGAACGCGCCGCTGCCAAGAGCGAGCCCGCCCATTACCACCGCGAGCATCTCGAGCAGCCTGCGAGTCATCGATTTCCTCGAAAAGCCGCATTGCCGGACGCGGCTCGGATGGACGCCACGGGCGCGCGTGGCCACGGCGGTTTGTGGAACACACCCTGACATCGAACCGGTCCTCCCCCGAAATGCCAGAGCAGACTCGTGTGCGTAGCATTGCGGACACCGCAGGGTCAACGAGGCCCGCTGCGCAGCCGTGATGCGAATCCACAAGCGGCAGCCGCGGCCTCGCGGGATCGGCCGGCCTCGGCCGAGATCGTTGGCGACCGATGAATCGCCGGCTGCGAGCCGGCCGGCGACAGCGGCGCGAGCTGCCGGAGTCTCAGACTTCGCGGCGCAGTTGTTCGTCGATTAGCCGGGCCAGGCTGTCGCGATAGATCGACGGCGCAAGCACACCGAGCGCGGCCATCGCCGCTTCCGCCTCCGCCGCCGCCATCGCGCGCGCCCGCGCGACCAGCGTCGGATCGCGAAGCAGCTTGAGCGCGCGCTCGAGCGTTGCCCGGTCGAGCATCGCGCCGTTGGCAAACAGCGCGGCGATTTGTGGATTGGCGGCGGCGCCCAGCACCACCGGCAACGACGGAATCCCGGCGCGCAAATCCGAGCCCACCGGCTTGCCGATCTTTTCCTCGGGTCCGAGGATGTCGAGCAGGTCGTCGATCATCTGGAAGGCGAGTCCGACCGCTTTGCCCAGCCGTTCCATCGCGTCGATCGCGCGCGCGTCGGCGCCCGCCAAATCCGATGCGACCTTGCCGCCGGCGGCGAACAGCGAGGCGGTCTTGCGCGTGATCACGGCGCGATACTCCTCGAGGCTGGCGGCGGCGTTATGGCGCAGCCGCCCCTCCATCACCTCGCCCTCGGTGAGCTGGATACAGGCCTGCGCCGCCGTGCGCACGAGATGCTCCTCGAAGCGACCGCAGAGCTCGAAGGCGCGGCAGAAGAGGTAGTCGCCGGCGACCAGGGTCGCCGCCGGGCCGTAGCGCGCGAGCGCCGACGGCTTGCCCCGCCGTAGCATCCCGCCGTCGATGATGTCGTCATGCAGGAGCGTCGCCGAGTGAATGAGCTCGATCGCGATTGCGGCGTCGATCGCGTCGGGCGCGGTGCGGTCGGTGCCGCCGCAGGCGCGATGGACGAGCAGGACAAAGGCCGGGCGCAGCCGCTTGCCGGCGCCGTCGACCAGGTAATGGCAGATCTCCGCGATCAGCGCCTCATTGGAGTCGAGCAGACGGCCGAGCTTCTCCTCGGCGGCGCAGAGGTCGGCCTCGACGGCGCGCGCGGGGTAGGGCGCGCCGTGCGGCGCGGTCGCCTCCAGCGCGGCGGCGGTTTTGGAACGATTCACGATAGGGTTTACGCCTTTCGGGTCATCGCAATCGGATCAGCGGAAGAGGTCAGCCTCGGCCGGACGGATCAGGACGCGCGCGCTCGCCTCGCACGGCTCGTACGGATAGCCGCGCACGAGCACGGCCGGGATAGCGCCCGCCTTGGGCATCAGCAGCCCCGCGCCCGCCGCGATTTCGTCGGCGATCGCGACGACCGTGTGATGGAGCTCGCGGCCGCCGAGGTCGGCAGTGCCGCGCAGGTCGAGCATCGGGTTCATCCCCGCGATTCCCAGGCATACCTCGGTCAGGCCGTCGCGCCATGGGCGGCCGAAGGTATCGGTCACCAGCACCGCCAGTTCGACTCCGGTGATCGCGCGGACCTCCTGGCGGATGCGCGCGGCGGAGCGGTCAGGGTCCTCCGGGAGCAGAATCGCGCGGTTGTCGCCGAGGCTGTTGGACTCGTCGATGCCGGCATTTGCGCACACCCATCCGGGGCCGGTTTCCACGATCAGCACGCCGCGGTCCATCCGCACGATCCGGCTGGTCTGGCGCAGCACCAGCTCGACCGCGCGCGGGTCCTTCTCCCAGCGCGCGGCGAAAGCCAGCGCCAGCGTCGACGGCTCGATCTCCCTGAGATCGACGGTGCGGCCCTCGGACTTCGAGACTACCTTCTGGCACACCACGAGGATATCGCCGGACTCGAATCGGAGCCCGCCGCTCATCGCGGCGGCGCAGATCAGCTCGCCCAGCCTGTCGCCCCTGGCGACCAGCGGAATCCCTTCGATCGCGGTGAAGGTGACCGAGCGCATCGGGCATTCAGCCTACACTTCGAGCGCGCGCAGAACCACGTCCGCAAGGCGCGCTGCGCGCCGCTCGTCGGCCATGACGGTGTCAGTGACCACCGGGCGCATCCCGAGCCGCTCGACTTCGTCCGCCATCCGCCGGTCCGCGTTGTCGAGCACGAAGGTCGCGCAGATATCGCGATAAAGCCGCGCCACGCCGAGCGCGGAGGGCTGGTGGCCGAGGTATCGCAGCATTCGGTCGGCCGGCCCCTTTATCGCCTTGCCTCCGACGATCGGGCTTATCGCGGCGACCCGTGCGCGCGCCCGGCGCATCGCCGCGCGCATCCCGCGCAGGGCGAGAATCGGCCCGATCGAGACGAACGGGTTGGACGGCGCGATGATAAGCGCCCTTGAGCGGCGGATCGCCATCAGCGCCGCGCCGAGCGGGCGGGCGCGCGCGGCGCCGCGCAGCTCGATTCGTTCGACGACGCCGCGAAAGCGTCGGCGCACGAAATATTCCTGGAATGGTATCGCCGCCCGCCCGCGCAGCTTGACAAACGTGCGCACGCGCTCGTTGCTCATCGGCATCACGCGCGCGCGCACGCCGAGCCGGCGCGCGATCTCGGCGGTGATCCGGCTGAGCGGCCATCCCGCGCGCATCCGCTCGCTGCGGAACAGATGAGTGGCAAGGTCGCGGTCGCCAAGATTGAACCAGGCGCGTCCATAGAAGCGCTCGAGCGCGCCGAGCGCGTTGAAGCTCTCGCCCGCCAGTCCCCATCCGGTGGCCGGATTGACCACACCCCCAAGCGTGTACACTACGGTGTCGAGGTCCGGCGAGACGTGCAGCCCGTAGAACTGCTCGTCGTCGCCGGTGTTGACGATCGCGCAGAGCCGCTGCTGGCCGGCGACGCGCGCCAGCCCGCGCAGGAACTTAGCCGCACCCACTCCCCCCGCAAGCGTGGTGATCGAGCGGGGCGGGGGCGGAAGCTTCACTGAGCGGGCGCGCGCCATTGGGGGCTCTTTTGCCGTAGAGCTTCTTGTAGGTGGTCGAGCGCTCGACCGCAACCCGGCCCATTGCGCGCGCCTTGTTCTCGATCAGGTCAACCGGGATGAACTCGCCGGCGTCGCCGCCGGCCTGGGCGGTGATGCTCTCCTCCATCAGGGTGCCCGAGAAATCGTTGCATCCGCCCTTGAGGGTCAGTGCGGCGAGCTCGACGCCGAGCTTGACCCAGGAGGTTTGCAGGTTGTCGATCTGCCCGCGCAGGAACAGGCGCGAGCACGCGTACATCTGGAAGTCGCGCTTGCCCTTGGGCGGCGGCTCGCCGACCAGTCCCTTGCGGAAGAGCACCGTGTTGTCGTGGATGAAGCGCAGGGGCACGAACTCGGTGAAGCCGTGAGTGCGCTTCTGGATGTCGCGGATTAGCGCGAGATGGTTGACCACTTGGCGCGGGCTCTCGACGTGGCCGTACATGATGGTCGAAGTGGTCGGCACGCCGAGCGCGTGGGCGGTGGTGATAATCTCGACCCAGGTCGCGACGTCCACCTTCTTGTGACTGAGAATCTCGCGCACGCTGTCGTCGAGGATTTCGGCCGCGGTGCCGGGAATCGAGCCCAGCCCGGCGTCGCGCAGCATCCCGATGTACTCCGGGTAGTCCATCCGCACGCGCCGCGCGCCGTACATGATCTCCATCGGCGAAAACGCGTGGATGTGGATCTCGGGGAAGCGGCTTTTGATAGTGGCCAGCAAGTCGCGGTACTTGAACGCGGGCATGTCGGGGTTGATGCCGCCCTGCATGCAGACCTCGGTCGCCCCGCGCGCGACCGCGTCGGCGACTTTGGCCAGGATGGTCTCGTCGGAGTGGTCGTAGGCGTCGGACTCCCAGCGCTGGCGCTTGAAGCCGCAGAACTGGCATCCGACGAAACAGATGTTGGTGAAGTTGATATTGCGGTTGACGACGTAGGTGACCTCGTCGCCGACGTCCTCGGCGCGCACCACGTCCGCGCATTTGATCGTCGCGCGGAGATCGTCACCCTCGGCGGTGTACAGCAGGAGCGCTTCGTCAGGCGTCAGTTCCCGGCGCGTCAGCGCGCGCTTGAGCGCCGCCCGCACGTCGGGCGAAGCGTTGTCCATCAGCGTGCCGAGCGGCGCCGCCTCGATCGCGTCGATGTAGTTGCGCAGCTCGTCCAGGTTCTCGTTCACGACGCACCTCCGCCGAGCTCCGCCTGATGGCGCGCGAGCGCCGGGCGCAGCCTCGGATCGACCCAGTCATCATTGACGTATTCGGGGTAAATTGCGAGCCGCTGGCGCAGCTCAAAGCCGGCGCGCGCGCAGCGTTCGGCCAGCCGCTCGGTATGCGGCCAAGGCGCCTCGGGGTTGACGTAATCGCGGCTGAGCGGCGAAATCCCGCCCCAGTCGTTGATGCCAGCGGCGAGGAACAGTTCGATCTCGTTGGGCGACAGGTTAGGCGGCGCCTGCACGTTCATTCCGGCGCCCAGCACCAGGCGCGCGGTCGCGATCGCCCGCGCCGTCTCCATCGCTTCCGGCTCCGGCGCCTCGGCCATCGCGATCTCCGGCTTGGCACGGAAGTTCTGGACGATCACTTCCTGGACATGGCCGAAGCGCTCGTGAAGGTCGCGGATCGCGAGCAAGCTCTGCGCGCGCTCAGCCGCGGTCTCGCCGATGCCGAGCAGGATGCCGGTGGTGAACGGGATGCGCAGTTCGCCCGCCTCCGCGATCATGCGCATCCGCAGCGCGGGATCCTTGTCGGGGGCCCACTGATGGACGCCGCCGCGCGCGCGCAGGCGGGGCGAGATGCTCTCGAGCATCAGGCCCATGCTGACGTTGAGCGGCCGCAGCATTGCCATCTCCTCGCGCGTCATGATCCCGGCGTTGGTGTGCGGCAGGAGCCCTTCGCCCAGCGCGATCTCGCAGGCGCGCGCAACGTATTCGATTGTGCTGCGGGCGCCCAGCCGTACAAGCGTTTCGCGGTATTCCTTGAAGGCCAGCTCGGGCTTGTCGCCCAAGCACATCAGCGCCTCGCGGCATCCGAGCCGGCGCCCGCGGCGCGACCATTGCGCGATCTCGGCCGGCGCCATCGTCCACGCCCCCGGCTCGCCCGGGTCCCTGCGGAACGTGCAGTAAGTGCAGCGGTCGCGGCACAGATTGGTGACCGGTAGGAAGACCTTGCGCGAGTAGGTGACGACGCGTCCCTTGGCGCGCTCGCGCAGTTCGCCCGCCGCCGCCAGCATCGCGGGAAGCTCGGCGTCGGGGCAGGTGATGAGCGCGATCGCGTCGCCTTCGGACAGGCGCGCGCCGGCCAGGGCGCGATCCAGAATTTCGCGGATTTGCGGGGCCGGGGGGCGCTCCAGCACGGATAAGGACTGCGCCGTCGTCATGCCATCGCCCCTTATAGGCCATCAAGTTGGAAAGGGCAAATCGCGCCTGCCGCGCGCCCGGGCGGTTTTGTCTTGGCCTGCGCCTGCGATAATGTTGAGTTTGTTTGACGCCCGACGCTGGCGGCATGCCTTGCGCCGGCTGTGCGAGGTACATGATGGCTGATGTCGAAGGCGCAAGCGCCGTCCTGCCCAACGGCGCCGCGCGCGTCGAGTACGAGCTCCAGCTGTATTACTGGGTCAAGCTGATCCGCGCCTTCGAGGAGCGCGTTTCGCGGCTTCATCGCCAGAACAAAATCCTCGGTGGGGTTTACTCGGGCGCGGGCCAGGAGGCAATTGTCACCGGGATTTGCGCACCGCTGCGCGAGGGCGACTTCGTCGCGCCGCTCCATCGCGACCTCGGCGTCTTTCTGATGCGCGGAGTCGAGCCGGGGCGGCTGATGGCGCAGCTGATGGGCAAGGAGACCGGGCTGTCGCGCGGTAAAGACTCGTTTCTGCACGGCGGCGACATGGAGCACGGGGTTTTCGGTTCCACCTCGATGCTGGGATCGTCGCTGCCGGTGGCGGTCGGCGCCGCGCTCAAGTTTCAGATCAAGAAGGAAAAACACATTGCGGTTGCCTTTTTCGGCGAGGGCGCGAGCTCGCGCGGCGACGTCCACGAGGCGATGAACTTTGCGGGCGTGCGCAAGCTGCCGGTGGTCTTTGTGTGCGAAAATAACCGCTACGCCTATTCGACGCCGCTCGAGCGGCAGATGGCGATCGAGGACGTCGCCGCACGCGCGACGGCCTACGGCTTCAAGGGTCATGTGGTCTCGGGCAACGACCTGCTCGCGGTGGTCGAGCTCAGCGAGCGCGTCATGAACCGGGTGCGCGAGGGCGAGGGCCCGGCGCTGATCGAGTGCAAGACCTACCGCTACCGCGGACATAGCGAGCATGACCCCGCGCTCTACCGCGACAAGGAAGAGCTGCTCGAATGGGAGAGCCGCGACCCGATTCCGCAGTACGAATTTTACCTCCAGAAGAAGGGCCACGACCTCAAACGGATCCGCGAGGAGATTGATGAGCGGGTGCAGCGGGTGGTGCAGGAAGCGGTTGATTTTGCTGAGCAGAGTCCATTGCCCAAGCCCGAGGAGGCGCTCGAGGACCTCTACGCGCCCTCAGGCGCCGGCGCCACAAACATGGCCGGCGGCAACCATCGCGGCTCCTAGGTCCGCGCCCGGTTCCACAACCCCTTAGCTTGGGCGTCGAGCCAGGATGGAAACGACTTACCTCAAGGCTATCAACCAGGCGCTGCACGAAGAGATGCGGCGCGACGAGAACGTCTTCGTGATGGGCGAGGACGTGGGTGAGCTGGGTGGCGCATTCAAGGTCACCGAGGGGCTGCTCGAAGCCTACGGCGAGGACCGCGTGATCGACACGCCGATCTCGGAGGCGTTGATCGTCGGCGCTGGCGTGGGCGCGGCGGTCCTCGGGATGCGCCCGGTGCTGGAGATGCAGTTCGCTGATTTCATCTCGTGCGCCTTCGACCAGATCGTCAATACCGCCGCCACCCTGCGCTATCGCCACGGCGGTAAGGTCGCCTGCCCGATGGTGGTGCGGGCACCGTCGGGCGCGGGCGTCCACGGCGCGCTCTTCCATTCGCAGAACCCCGAAGCGTGGTTCACTCGCGTGCCGGGACTCAAGGTAGTCGCCCCGGCAACGCCCTACGACGCCAAGGGCCTGCTCAAAAGCGCGATTCGCGACGACAACCCGGTTATCTACTTCGAGCACAAGCGGTTGTACCGCAGTATCAAGGAGGATCTGCCGGAGGCGGATTTCCTGGTCCCGATCGGGCCGGCCGAGGTGCGGCTGGAGGGGCGCGACCTGTCGATCATCACCTACGGTGGGACGCTCCATCAGGCGCTCGACGCAGCGCGGATCGTTGAGAAGGAAGACGGGCTTAAGGTCGAGGTGCTCGATCTGCGGACGCTGCTGCCGCTCGACCGCGACGCGATCATCGCTACCGCGCGCAAGACTGGCAAGGTGCTGATCGCGCACGAGGACCGGCTGACCGGAGGGATCGGCGGCGAGGTCGCCGCGATCATCGCCGAGCACGCTTTCGAATATCTCGACGGGCCGATTCGGCGGGTGGCCGCGCTGGACGCGCATACCGCCTTCAGTCCGCCGCTGGAGGAGTACATCCTGCCCAACACCAACAAGATCGTCGAGGCGGTCCGCGAGTTGGCAGCCTACTAAGGACGCGCTGGCAAATGATTTGCGAAGCGCAACCTGTCGTCACTGGGCGCGCGTGGACTCGCTTAGCTCAGATGACGGGCCGTTTAATCCGCGCTGCTTGCGCAGCACGAGCATGGATCGCCGAAGAACGGGTTTGCGATGGCGCTTGAAGTGACGATGCCCCAGATGGGCGAGAGCGTGGTCGAAGGCACGGTTACCAAGTGGCTGGTGCACGAGGGCGACCGGGTCGAAGAAGACCAGCCGCTGTGCGAGATCTCGACCGACAAGGTTGACACGGAAATTCCGTCGCCCGGCGCGGGAGTGATTGCCAGGCTGGTTGCCGCCGAGGGGCAGACGCTGCCGGTCGGTGCGCTGATCGCGGTGATCGAGGGCGCTGCTGGGGGGCGGGCGGAGCCGAAGGCTGCGCCCGCCCCCCAGCAGGTGGCGGCGGCCAAGCCCGAACCTGCGGCCAAGCCCGAACCTGCGGCGCCCCGGCTGCGCGCGGTGCGGCCCGAGCCGGCGCGGCCGCAGGCCGCGCCGGCTCAGGCCGCACCTGCGCCGCCGCCTCCAGCAGGGCCGGCCGCGGCGCCGGCCGGCGCGCCGCGCCGCTATTCGCCGGTTGTGATGCGGATCGCCGAGGAGCACGGAATCGACCTGAGCCGCGTGCTGGGCACCGGTATCGGCGGGCGCGTCAGCAAGCGCGACGTGCTGGCCTACCTCGACGCGCTGCAGGCGGGCAAGGCGCCGCCGGCCGCGCCTGAGGGGGCGCGGTCGGCAACCGCAACCGGCGGGCCCGCTGCCGCGGCGGCGGCGTCGGCGCCGGCAGCGGCGGGCGCACGTCCCGTGGCAGCGCCCGCTCCGGCGGGACCGGCTTTCCGGCCCCCGGTGTATGAGCCGCGCGAAGGCGACGTGGTCGAGCCGTTTACCCGCCGGCGCAAGCTCATCGCCGAGCACATGGTTTACTCCAAGACCCACGCCCCGCACGTGGGCACGCTCGCAGAGGTTGACCTGACCCGCGCGATGGCGCTGCGCGAGCAGCACAGGGCGTCGTTTGCGCAGCGCGAGGGCTTCGCGCTGACGCTGCTGCCGCTGGCTGCCGCCGCTACCGTGCGCGCGCTCAAGGAATTTCCCCGGATGAACGCTTCGGTTGTCGGCGACTCGCTCATCGTCCGCCGCCAGATCAATCTGGGCATCGCCATGGACACCGAGGAAGGGCTGCTGGTGCCCGTGATCAAGGCGGCGGAGGGGATGTCGGTGGTCGGCCTGGCGCGCGAGATCGAGCGACTGCGGCGCAAGGTCGCCGAACGCAAAATCACCGCCGACGACCTTGCCGGCGGCAGCTTCACGCTCTCCAATCCCGGGCGCGAGGGGAACCTGTTCGGCTTTGCGATTATCAACCAGCCTCAGGTCGGGATTCTCAGGATGGGCGAGGTCAAGAAGCGGCCGGTGGTCGTCGAGACCGATGGCGCCGACGCGCTCGCGATCCGCACGATGATGTACCTCGCGCTATCGTACGACCATCGCGTGATCGACGGCGTGCTCGGCAACCGTTTCCTCTACCGCGTCGCGCGCATCCTCGAGGAAGCCGACTTCGAGCTGTAAAGGAAGGCGCGGGCGAAGCGCCCGCGCGTCACGACGGTCGCAGGGACGCCCGTTCCACTGAACTAGAGGGCAGGGTTCTTCTGGGCGACGCCCCCTCCAGCGCGAGCCCGCGGGCCTGTTCGTAGAACAATTGCGCGTAGGTTCCGTTGCGCCGCAGCAGATCGGCATGAGTGCCGGTTTCCACTACGCGACCCTTGTCCACCACCACGATCATGTCCGCGCTGATCGCGCTGCGCAGGCGATGGGCAATCAGAAAGACCGTCCGCCCCTCCATCAGGCGCTCCATCGCCTCGTGGATCAAGTTCTCCGACTCGGAATCCACCGCCGAGGTCGGCTCGTCGAGGATCACGATCTTCGAGTCCTTGAGGAACGCGCGCGCCAGAGCGAGCCGCTGGCGCTGACCGCCTGAGATCTTCACGCCGCGCTCGCCAATCACGGTGTCCAGCCCGTCGGGCAGTTGCTCGACGAAGTCGCTGAGGTTGGCCGACTCCAGCGCCTGCCACAGCATCTCGTCCGTCGCATCGGGCCGCGCGTAGAGCAGGTTGTCACGCACGCTGGCGCTGAACAGCAGCGCGTCCTGCGCGACCAGGCTTACGCTCTGGCGCAGCGCCTTAACCGTGTAGTGGCGCACGTCCTTGCCGTCGATCAGCACGCGGCCAGCACTGACGTCGTAAAAGCGCGGGATCAGGTTGGCCAGCGTGGTCTTGCCCGCGCCCGAGCGCCCCACCAGCGCGACCTTCGATCCGCCCGCGACATTGAGGTTAATTGCTTTGAGCACTTGGTCCCCGGGTTCGCCGTTGCGCGCCGGGTAGCCGAAGCATACGTGCTCGAACCGCACCGCGCCCTTGCGCACCACGAACGGGCGGCTGAGCGGATGGTCGGTGATTTCGGGCTTGAGGTCGAGGAAGCCGAAGATGCGCTCGATCGCGGCCAGCGAAGCGGAGACCACGACCGAGAGTTGCGCGAAGCGCTCCAGCGGCAGGTAGAGGAAGCCGAGGTAGGAGAAAAAGGCGATCATGGTG encodes:
- a CDS encoding dihydrolipoamide acetyltransferase family protein; the protein is MALEVTMPQMGESVVEGTVTKWLVHEGDRVEEDQPLCEISTDKVDTEIPSPGAGVIARLVAAEGQTLPVGALIAVIEGAAGGRAEPKAAPAPQQVAAAKPEPAAKPEPAAPRLRAVRPEPARPQAAPAQAAPAPPPPAGPAAAPAGAPRRYSPVVMRIAEEHGIDLSRVLGTGIGGRVSKRDVLAYLDALQAGKAPPAAPEGARSATATGGPAAAAAASAPAAAGARPVAAPAPAGPAFRPPVYEPREGDVVEPFTRRRKLIAEHMVYSKTHAPHVGTLAEVDLTRAMALREQHRASFAQREGFALTLLPLAAAATVRALKEFPRMNASVVGDSLIVRRQINLGIAMDTEEGLLVPVIKAAEGMSVVGLAREIERLRRKVAERKITADDLAGGSFTLSNPGREGNLFGFAIINQPQVGILRMGEVKKRPVVVETDGADALAIRTMMYLALSYDHRVIDGVLGNRFLYRVARILEEADFEL
- a CDS encoding ABC transporter ATP-binding protein, which gives rise to MDSKAATHSSPLIRFLSFVKPHLRLVVGAALMGVGKFTLPLAFPLAFKYVVDVLLAAPPKLDGINLAIDHGCAALAAMAGLGAGAEDKLAALSIAMLVLYAIQSVASYYRNYWAGVAGNRLIYELQCRLFAHLQALPHSFFDRNPSGAIVSRVLNDVSQAHELVNSALIDVWMDGISLSLVVGVLFALDWRLAVVALCIAPVWVTFMRYFSPRIKAVSHRMQQAAEVISGEVHERVAGAATIKAFSREEYEVGQFRERNRELFARTIDKVRLAARQEMLIQLFTRSMPTVVIWVGAVMVMHGTMTLGTMIAFFSYLGFLYLPLERFAQLSVVVSASLAAIERIFGFLDLKPEITDHPLSRPFVVRKGAVRFEHVCFGYPARNGEPGDQVLKAINLNVAGGSKVALVGRSGAGKTTLANLIPRFYDVSAGRVLIDGKDVRHYTVKALRQSVSLVAQDALLFSASVRDNLLYARPDATDEMLWQALESANLSDFVEQLPDGLDTVIGERGVKISGGQRQRLALARAFLKDSKIVILDEPTSAVDSESENLIHEAMERLMEGRTVFLIAHRLRSAISADMIVVVDKGRVVETGTHADLLRRNGTYAQLFYEQARGLALEGASPRRTLPSSSVERASLRPS